In the genome of Cryptomeria japonica chromosome 8, Sugi_1.0, whole genome shotgun sequence, one region contains:
- the LOC131047785 gene encoding uncharacterized protein LOC131047785, protein MASREMVDKLNLQCEKHPHPYRIAWFKKGNEVTVDKRCLIKFSIGKTYKDEVWCDFIAMDACHVLLGRPWQYGRKVMHDGERNTYTFWMEGSKIILLPLKDVGEAKNMFFERELVKEMKVIGFFYALMVQKEEGGGIPILAEVEKVLKEYSDAIPDELPDVLPPKGDIQHHLDIILGASLPN, encoded by the coding sequence ATGGCTTCCAGAGAGATGGTAGATAAGTTGAATTTACAGTGTGAGAAACATCCTCACCCTTACCGTATTGCATGGTTTAAGAAGGGGAATGAAGTTACTGTTGATAAGAGGTGCCTGATCAAGTTTTCTATAGGAAAAACTTACAAAGATGAGGTCTGGTGTGATTTCATTGCAATGGACGCATGTCATGTATTATTGGGGAGGCCTTGGCAATATGGAAGAAAGGTCATGCATGATGGGGAAAGgaatacatatacattttggatgGAGGGGTCGAAAATCATCTTATTACCCCTCAAGGATGTAGGGGAAGCTAAGAATATGTTTTTTGAAAGAGAGCTTGTTAAGGAGATGAAGGTGATAGGATTTTTTTATGCATTAATGGTGCAAAAGGAGGAAGGAGGAGGGATACCAATACTTGCTGAAGTAGAAAAGGTACTCAAAGAATATAGTGATGCTATACCTGATGAGCTACCTGATGTTCTTCCACCGAAGGGAGATATTCAACATCATCTTGATATAATTCTGGGAGCATCTTTACCTAATTAG